From Penaeus chinensis breed Huanghai No. 1 chromosome 29, ASM1920278v2, whole genome shotgun sequence:
AAGAATTAGAAAAAGGGGCGTGTTAAAATCAGCTAAATATACAACAATCACATATctgatataattatagtaattttgtTACCTATGTGTCCCGAAGCTTTTAcgacatatttttattttgtttatttctttatttatttatttgaacttCAAGAAGTGATTGTTCATCCTTTCGCCCAAAGATACAGCAACGAAAGGAGCATCTCCAGTGCCTTATCGAAGACCAAATCATGAAGCGTAAATACTTGACCGACGTCGACAGTATCACACTTGAGAATATCTCTTCTGCAACAAAGGAAGATAAACTCATTGCAACCATGGTACTTCATCGTCCAGTGGTGAGACGCGAATATGACTTTCATGGTTGCTAAAGAATGTGTTTGCTCCACGTTGGGTAACTGAGAACGAATGAGACTAGTAAACTCATTAATTTAACGTTATTAAtttaacagataaaaacaaaaaaatacatacaaatataaacacgttTAGTTACTACATATATGTGCTTcctgaaagataataaaaatgtgtatgaAATACAAGAATTACAAAAAGGACGCGTTAACATCAACTAcaatcatataaacaaaaaatatattgtaagaTTTCTTACTTGTGTGTCACGATAGAAGCTGGCACCTCCAGTGCCTTACTGAAGGCCAAACCAAGAAGCATAAATACTTGGCCGACATCGACAGTGCCACACTTGAGAATATCTCTTCTGCAACAGAGGAAGATAAACTCACTGCAACCATGGTACTTCAGCGTTCAGTGGTGAGACACGAATGATTTTTTGGTTGCTAAAAGAAGTGTTTGTTCTACGTTGGGTAACCAAGAACGACTGATGTTATAGTAAGGGAAAACAGCAATTGTTTATTAAGCTGTTTCACCAATGTGCTTTGTATTTTCTAAAGCTCTCATTTCTCTACTAATCTAGCTGTCTCAACATATTTTGTAACCGTATTTAATTCTTCCGCGGTTTCCAGGTGATATTGGCAGTTACGATGGCCCTTGTGCCAATGGCAGCAGCGGGAGGTAGAGGCCGTTATGGTGGCGgcagtggaggagggtggaggtggtggatttggcggaggtagtggaggtggaggacatGGAGGCGGTGGacccggaggtggatttggcggtagtagcggcggcggcggtggcggtggaTACAGGAGGAGGCAGCGGAGGAGGAAGCGGCGGTGGCAGTGTAGTTTCTGGAATTCTTGTTGGCAGTGGAACTCTCTCGGGTGGAGGCGGCGGTGGTGGCTAcggaggtggaagcggaggtggttttagtggaggaagtggaggcggtTTTGGAGGTAGTCAtggaggtggaagcggaggcgGAAGCGGAGGCGGAAGCGGAGGCAGCAGCGGATACGGAGGATAAAGCGGAAAAGCAGACTTACACCTAGATGCATTAAAGTAAAATGAACTGAAACCTGTTTCTTCTTCTAACATCCGAATTTCATTCAGTAAACACTTTTATGTTCCAAAATAGTAAGTTGATAATCAAAGCTACCCAAATACTATTCAGTATTCAGAGTTAAGGGAAGAAGcccaaacaaagaagaaaaaaatcaataaacctaCACCTCACCAACAAACGCAAGGCGAAAGGTTAACGATTCACGAATGGAGACGAGAAAGAAGTAGacggagtatatatatgtatatatatatatatatatatatatatatatatatatatatatatataaaggcggcTACGGAAGTGGAAGCGGAAATGGTtttagtggaggaagtggaggcagtTTTGGGGGTAGTCAGGGAGGTAGAAGCAGAGGCGGGTTTAGAAGCGGATGCCGAGGCAGCAGCGGATACGGAAGATAAAATAGGAAAGCAATGACTTACTCCTAGATGCATTAAAGTATAATGAACTGAaaccgtttatgtatatattctctctctctttctaaaaagCAAATTTCATCGAGAACAAAAACACTTTTCATGTTGATAAAGAGTTTATATTCAAACCAAGCCACAGATTAGTCACATACTCTGGTATAAGGTATGAAGcccaaataaagcaaaataaagtaattttatgaACCGATACctcttaacaaaaataaaagcgaaaGCCTGACCCTAATAAACATCCGCTGAGACACTTAAGGAATCACAATTTGGgacgagaaagaagtagaaggaaaaactATACAACGaggtaaaaataaaagagaacaaaagattgaaagtgagaaaaggcgagaaatatttatatctatctatctatatatatatatatatatatatatatatatatatatgaaaggagaaaacacactaccgtgttgatactatggtataaaaacccacactgtaaaactagatttaattgaaaaggagactacagtttcggaatccacctggattccatcttcaggtctgaggaggcaagggagaggagaggatcctcgtctccctctgcccaccgacgtcttcctccagctgattcgtctgtgtgtggagtcgaattccttctcctttgagggtcgcttctactcccagaccttcggcgtggccatgggctctcccctctctccgctcttggctaacctgtttatggaattcttcgagtccgaacttctcccttccctctcccttcgtccgacggtatggctgaggtatgttgacgacgtctttgctctctggcctcatgaccctgcccagttctcggacttcctgacccagctgaactccctctccccttccatccgtttcaaggtggaatgggaggctgacaacaagctccccttcttggacaccttggtacatcgctctgctgaccatttttctttctccatatacaggaagcccatgcatagtggtatgtacatacacttcttctcataccatcccctccatgtaaggagaggtgttgccacttcgctgttcctccgcgccctccgtatctgtgacccccaatacctggatggagagatcgacttcctgcgtcgttcgttctccaaactgggctatcctcgtcatgttctcgacgccgcgttatccagggcaaggcgtaccttctaccacgactccccccttaaagagactcctcggctgcccgtcctcagcctgccctacactgaggagatctagtctctccgccgccctcttcacactctcaactgcaggctgatctttcgccaggtgaacaccctCCGCCGTAACATGGTCCACACTAGCCCAccttcttcctcgaaggtgggcacctatgctattccttgtacctcctgtgacaaacaatactttggcgagactggcgccagtctcactaagcgcctgtctcaacataagtacgctgtttccagggggcacaacaacaacgctctcttctgccatcagtgggatacaggccatctgatggactggtcagcggcgcgaattatctttccttccgctgacgtccacacccgcagactggtggaatcttccctaattaagctgcttcccaatttcaacctgaacagcggcttttctcctgctgacagtctcctcgcttcccacatccttcgccttctcccgtatgctggccacccttcacacagtccgcccgaccctcccgacctgatctgacctcccttcgtttccgttcgtctgtcctcacctgccccgtgtctccgcgttgcctttcctctctctgttttttacccccttctcttccttgcctcctcagacctgaagatggaatccaggtggattccgaaactgtagtctccttttcaattaaatctagttttacagtgtggggttttataccatatatatatatatatatatatatatatatatatatatatacatatatatatatatatatataatatatatatatatatatatatataacagaaacagACCGACACCAAAGCAAAGAATCGTA
This genomic window contains:
- the LOC125040326 gene encoding glycine-rich protein 5-like, with amino-acid sequence MEAVDPEVDLAVVAAAAVAVDTGGGSGGGSGGGSVVSGILVGSGTLSGGGGGGGYGGGSGGGFSGGSGGGFGGSHGGGSGGGSGGGSGGSSGYGG